A stretch of Oncorhynchus mykiss isolate Arlee chromosome 26, USDA_OmykA_1.1, whole genome shotgun sequence DNA encodes these proteins:
- the si:ch211-122f10.4 gene encoding lysosomal protective protein, which translates to MTSMSFVSLVVCFLTGSCLTWANYAPDEVTELPGMSFKPNYRQWSGYLKASPGKFLHYWFVTSQRDPLKDPVVLWLNGGPGCSSLDGFLSENGPFHVNDNGATLYENNFSWNRIANVLYLESPAGVGYSYSDDQKYKTDDDQVADDNYLALQSFFAKFPNFTQNEFFIIGESYGGIYAPTLSQRVATGTAKINFKGFAVGNGLSSYALNDQSLIYFGYYHGLFGEQLWTDLNTNCCDKGSCNFFNNSKEACKTLLSQAFSIVYDSGLNEYALYMDCEGGVGARAYKRSMSHLFRNYRKHWDTFQLLKVPSVTGQTPSVGAVPPCINSTAQMNWLNRGDVRKALHIPDTLPPWDICSDVVGGQYTNIYPTVKDVYLKLLSLGVRALVYNGDTDMACNFLGDKWFVEQLNQKTTTKYQSWISDDQIAGFYEQYGNLTLLTVKGAGHMVPQWAPGPALDMFQSFLSNKPY; encoded by the exons ATGACCAGTATGTCTTTTGTTAGTTTGGTGGTGTGTTTCCTTACTGGTTCGTGTCTTACATGGGCTAACTACGCCCCTGACGAGGTAACCGAACTACCGGGAATGTCGTTTAAACCAAACTACCGGCAGTGGTCGGGCTATTTGAAAGCCAGCCCTGGAAAGTTTCTCCATTACTG GTTTGTGACCTCACAGAGGGACCCACTGAAGGACCCTGTTGTGCTGTGGCTGAATGGAGGGCCTGGCTGCAGCTCGCTGGATGGCTTTCTGTCAGAGAACGGCCCCTTCCAT GTGAATGATAATGGGGCCACTCTGTATGAGAATAATTTCAGCTGGAACAGGATCGCCAACGTTCTGTACCTAGAGTCCCCTGCAGGTGTGGGATACTCCTACTCTGATGACCAGAAGTACAAAACTGACGACGATCAG GTGGCTGATGACAACTACCTAGCTCTGCAGAGTTTCTTTGCCAAGTTTCCAAACTTCACACAGAATGAGTTCTTCATCATTGGTGAGAGTTATGGTGGGATATATGCCCCGACACTCAGCCAGCGTGTGGCCACAGGGACCGCAAAGATTAACTTCAAG GGCTTTGCAGTGGGTAATGGCCTCAGTAGCTATGCCCTGAATGACCAGTCTCTGATCTACTTTGGTTACTACCACGGCCTCTTCGGAGAACA ACTTTGGACAGATCTGAACACAAACTGCTGTGATAAGGGATCATGTAACTTCTTCAACAacagcaaggaggcctgcaagaCACTG TTGAGCCAGGCCTTTAGTATTGTGTATGATTCTGGGTTGAATGAGTATGCACTTTACATGGACTGTGAGGGTGGAGTCGGGGCCAGAGCCTATAAGAGGAGCATGAGCCACCTCTTCAGGAACTATAGGAAGCACTGGGACACCTTCCAG CTGCTGAAGGTGCCGTCCGTCACTGGCCAAACTCCTTCTGTGGGTGCGGTCCCTCCCTGCATTAACAGCACAGCGCAGATGAACTGGCTCAACCGGGGTGATGTGAGGAAAGCCCTACACATCCCTGATACACTTCCACCCTGGGACATCTGCAG TGACGTGGTGGGAGGACAGTACACCAACATCTACCCGACAGTGAAGGATGTATATCTGAAGCTGCTGTCTCTGGGTGTCCGGGCGCTGGTCTATAACGGAGACACTGACATGGCCTGCAACTTCCTGGGAGACAAGTGGTTTGTGGAGCAGCTCAACCAGAAG ACAACCACCAAGTACCAGAGCTGGATATCTGATGACCAGATTGCTGGCTTCTACGAGCAGTATGGAAACCTCACCCTCCTGACTGTGAAG GGCGCTGGTCACATGGTGCCGCAGTGGGCTCCAGGCCCCGCCTTAGACATGTTCCAGTCCTTCCTGTCAAACAAACCCTACTGA